CCGAGGTCATCACGGTCGGCCCCGACGCCGGCGTACGGGACCTGCTCGCGCTCCTCGCCGAGCACAACGTCGGTGCGCTGATCGTCAGCGCCGACGGCACCTCGCTCGACGGCATCGTCAGCGAGCGTGACATCGTCCGACACCTGCACCACGACGGCACGGTGGTCAACAACACCGTCGGCGCGATCATGACGGCCGTCGTGCAGACCTGCACTCCCGACACGACCGTCGACGAGCTGATGGCGACGATGACCTCGATGCGCATCCGCCACGTGCCCGTCGTCGAGGACGGCGCGCTCGTCGGCATCGTCAGCATCGGGGACGTGGTCAAGCACAAGATCGACCGGCTCGAGTTCGAACGCGACCAGCTCGACTCCTACGTCAACCAGGGCGCCTGACGGGCTTCGGGCATGCCGGCGCGCCCGCGCGGGTCCTGGTCGGTCGAGCTGCTCATTGCTGGTCGAGACCCGCGCGGGCGTCGGGGCGGGATCGCTAGGTCGGTGGGTCGGTGCCGCCGGGTCCGGCGACGTACTCGATGAGGAAGTCGTGGAGGTAGATCTCCATGGTCGATCGAGCGAAGCGATGTCCTGAGCTTGTCGAAGGGTCGAGATCACGAGCATCTGATTGGACGAGGTCGTGGCTGTCTCGGACGGGTCGTCCCCACCGGTCCCACCACGCATAGGTGCCGTTTGACCTGCGTTGGTAGGTCCAGCCCATGTGGGTCTTGAGCCGGTGATGTGAACGGCATAGCGGAGCCAGATTTCCCAGATGGGTCTGGCCGGGTGGGCCGCCGTCCTCGAGCGGGACGTAGGGGTCGATGTGGTCGGCGTCGCAGGCTCTGGCGGTGGTGGTGCAGCCGGGGAACACGCAGACCTCATCGCGCAGGATCATCGCTTCGCGCATCCACGCCGGCGGATCGTGCTGATCCACGGCTTGGTCGGTGTTGGTGTCGATCACCGGACGCAGGACGATGCGTCCGGATCCGACACCACCCGGACGGGTCAACCACTCGCCCATCCGGGCCAGCGTGATGGGTCCGAGCTTCTCGATGCTCGCCCCGTGGTCGACCCCGGCACTGGTCATGGTGGCGAGATCACTCAGTGAGCAGTGGACGTAGATGTTCGCGACCCGGCTCGTCGTGCCTGGTGTCTTGGTCTTCGTTGTGCCGTGCGAGCCGGTGTCGGGGAGGGTGCCGTTGAGGAAGTCCATCGCGAGCTGGGGGTCGAGCAGCGTCCCGACGGCCTTGGCGCGGCGGGCCTGGTGGTCGTCGGTGTCTCCTGCGGCCTTCAGTCCTGCGGCGATGGTGTCGAGGGTCTGGTCCAACAGCTCGGCATCGGGTGCGTCGAGGGTCATGTGCACCCCACGCAACAGGCCTTGGCAGGTGTCGGGGTCGAGCCAGACCCCGCGGCCGTCCTGGCGGCGTTGCTCGCGTTGGGCGAAGAGTTCGGTGTCGAACTTCTTGATTGCCTCATCGACGAGCTGCGGGGCGGCGTTGTTGGGCTTGCGCTTCTGCAGGCGGTGCGTCAGCTGCGCATCGACCCAGGTTGCGCCCTCGAAGCTCAGCGTGCGGGTCTCCTTGGCCACGGCCCGGACCCGCCACGCTTCGGTCTTGCCCTCGACCATCTGCGCCCACAGGCGCGGAAGGCGGTGGGCGATCTCGATCGCGTCTCCGAGCAGCTGGCGGGCGGACTGCAACGGCATGCGCAGGTGTCCGGAGAGCTCGCTGGCGGCGTACTCGCTCAGGATCGGTGCGCCCTCACCCGCGAGCGCCACCATCCGCTCGGGGTCGTGGCGGAACGCTTTCGTGGCCTCGGCCAGGGTGCCGGCTTCGTAGAGGCCGGCGAGGTGGTTGGCGATGAGCAGGTCGTCGACGTCGAGGCGGTCGCGCGTGGCGCGGTTGGAGC
The nucleotide sequence above comes from Nocardioides massiliensis. Encoded proteins:
- a CDS encoding CBS domain-containing protein — encoded protein: MRIHDVLQAKAISEVITVGPDAGVRDLLALLAEHNVGALIVSADGTSLDGIVSERDIVRHLHHDGTVVNNTVGAIMTAVVQTCTPDTTVDELMATMTSMRIRHVPVVEDGALVGIVSIGDVVKHKIDRLEFERDQLDSYVNQGA
- a CDS encoding HNH endonuclease signature motif containing protein; this encodes MLDRGDLENFGKAEAWETLRSNRATRDRLDVDDLLIANHLAGLYEAGTLAEATKAFRHDPERMVALAGEGAPILSEYAASELSGHLRMPLQSARQLLGDAIEIAHRLPRLWAQMVEGKTEAWRVRAVAKETRTLSFEGATWVDAQLTHRLQKRKPNNAAPQLVDEAIKKFDTELFAQREQRRQDGRGVWLDPDTCQGLLRGVHMTLDAPDAELLDQTLDTIAAGLKAAGDTDDHQARRAKAVGTLLDPQLAMDFLNGTLPDTGSHGTTKTKTPGTTSRVANIYVHCSLSDLATMTSAGVDHGASIEKLGPITLARMGEWLTRPGGVGSGRIVLRPVIDTNTDQAVDQHDPPAWMREAMILRDEVCVFPGCTTTARACDADHIDPYVPLEDGGPPGQTHLGNLAPLCRSHHRLKTHMGWTYQRRSNGTYAWWDRWGRPVRDSHDLVQSDARDLDPSTSSGHRFARSTMEIYLHDFLIEYVAGPGGTDPPT